Proteins from one Pseudomonas grandcourensis genomic window:
- a CDS encoding lipopolysaccharide kinase InaA family protein, which yields MAVQYAAETEVVPQDRFDYFWNQRGEWVEEPNVRRGGESGVQRLMGSDGQLLYVKRQTGHIHRSLQHPFGRPTVMREHAALIGVTALGVRVPEIVFCGAQRDPVHKWRALLVTKSLDGYEEIDRWYAGGGRERHGEAIHERVLKDLAENLARMHKGRWQHGCLYDKHVFVRVTGEGETAKVEVALIDLEKARQRLTANRAAVHDLKQLRRHSSFSDADWKKLIYFYETAFGSAIKGL from the coding sequence ATGGCAGTGCAGTATGCAGCAGAAACGGAAGTCGTTCCCCAGGACCGCTTCGATTACTTCTGGAATCAGCGCGGTGAATGGGTAGAAGAACCCAACGTTCGTCGCGGTGGGGAAAGCGGCGTTCAACGCCTGATGGGCAGCGATGGTCAACTGCTCTACGTCAAGCGCCAGACCGGGCATATCCATCGTAGCTTGCAGCACCCTTTCGGGCGGCCGACGGTAATGCGCGAGCATGCTGCGCTCATCGGTGTGACCGCGCTTGGCGTACGGGTTCCGGAAATCGTTTTCTGTGGCGCACAGCGCGATCCTGTACACAAGTGGCGTGCCTTGCTGGTCACCAAGTCGCTGGACGGCTACGAGGAAATCGATCGCTGGTACGCCGGTGGCGGTCGCGAGCGTCATGGGGAAGCCATACACGAACGAGTGCTCAAGGACCTGGCTGAAAACCTGGCTCGCATGCACAAAGGTCGCTGGCAGCACGGTTGCCTTTACGACAAGCACGTATTCGTTCGCGTGACCGGTGAGGGGGAGACGGCCAAGGTCGAAGTAGCCCTGATCGATCTGGAGAAAGCTCGACAGCGTTTGACCGCCAATCGCGCAGCTGTCCATGACTTGAAGCAGTTGCGTCGCCACTCGTCGTTCAGCGACGCAGACTGGAAAAAACTCATCTACTTTTATGAGACGGCGTTTGGCAGCGCTATCAAGGGTTTATAG
- a CDS encoding multidrug efflux RND transporter permease subunit, whose translation MAFTDPFIRRPVLATVVSLLIVLLGFQAWSKLPLRQYPQMENALITVTTAYPGANAETIQGYITQPMQQSLASAEGIDYMTSVSRQNFSVISIYARVGANSDRLFTELLAKANEVKNQLPQDAEDPVLSKQSADASVLMYISYFSKELSNPQITDYLSRVIQPKLATLPGMAEAEILGNQVFAMRLWLDPMKLAGFGLSASDVTNAVRQYNFLSAAGEVKGEYVVTSINANTELKSAEAFGGIPLKVDGDSRVLLRDVARVEMGAENYDSISSFGGTPSVYIGIKATPGANPLEVIKEVRKIMPDLEAQLPPNLKGEIAYDATLFIQASIDEVVKTLFEAVLIVIVVVFLFLGALRSVVIPVVTIPLSMIGVMFFMQMMGYSINLLTLLAMVLAIGLVVDDAIVVVENIHRHIEEGKTPLEAAIEGAREIAMPVVSMTITLAAVYAPIGFLTGLTGALFKEFALTLAGAVVISGIVALTLSPMMCAFLLRHDENPSGLSHRLDMIFERLKRRYQSLLHGTLNTRPVVLVFAVIVLCLIPVLLNFTKSELAPDEDQGIIFMIANAPQPTNLDYLNTYTDEFVSIFKAFPEYYSSFQINGFSGVQSGIGGFLLKPWDDRSRTQMAILPEVQAKLEKIPGLQIFGFNLPSLPGTGEGLPFQFVINSANDYELLLQVVDRVKKRAKESGKFAFVHVDLAFDKPEVVVDIDRAKAAQMGVSMQDLGGTLATLLGEGEINRFTIEGRSYKVIAQVERPFRDNPDWLNNYYVKNTKGELLALSTLITVTDRARPRQLNQFQQLNSAILSGVPLVSMGEAVDLVRQIAREEAPAGFAFDYAGASRQYVQEGSALWVTFALALAIIFLVLAAQFESFRDPLVILVTVPLSICGALIPLFLGWSSMNIYTQVGLVTLIGLISKHGILIVEFANQLRKDKGLTAREAVEEAAAIRLRPVLMTTAAMVFGMVPLIIASGAGAVSRFDIGTVIATGMSIGTLFTLFVLPCVYTFLAKPDKS comes from the coding sequence ATGGCTTTTACCGACCCGTTCATCCGCCGTCCGGTTCTCGCTACCGTGGTCAGCCTGTTGATCGTGCTGCTGGGCTTCCAGGCCTGGAGCAAGCTGCCGCTGCGCCAGTACCCGCAAATGGAAAACGCCCTGATCACGGTGACCACCGCCTACCCCGGGGCGAACGCCGAGACCATCCAGGGCTACATCACCCAACCGATGCAGCAAAGCCTGGCCAGCGCCGAGGGCATCGACTACATGACCTCGGTCAGTCGCCAGAATTTCTCGGTGATCTCGATCTACGCGCGCGTCGGCGCCAACAGCGACCGCCTGTTTACCGAGCTGCTGGCCAAGGCCAACGAGGTCAAGAACCAGCTGCCCCAGGACGCTGAAGACCCGGTGCTGAGCAAACAATCTGCCGATGCATCCGTGCTGATGTACATCAGCTACTTCAGCAAGGAGTTGAGCAACCCGCAGATTACCGATTACCTGTCACGGGTGATTCAGCCCAAGCTGGCGACCCTGCCCGGCATGGCCGAAGCCGAGATCCTCGGTAACCAGGTATTTGCCATGCGCCTGTGGCTGGACCCGATGAAGCTGGCGGGTTTCGGCCTCAGCGCCAGCGACGTGACCAACGCGGTGCGCCAGTACAACTTCCTTTCGGCCGCCGGCGAGGTGAAGGGCGAGTACGTGGTCACCAGCATCAACGCCAATACCGAACTCAAGTCCGCCGAAGCCTTCGGGGGGATTCCGCTCAAGGTCGATGGCGACAGCCGTGTGCTGCTACGTGATGTGGCGCGTGTGGAAATGGGTGCGGAAAACTACGACTCCATCAGCTCGTTCGGTGGCACCCCGTCGGTGTACATCGGCATCAAGGCGACGCCCGGCGCCAACCCGCTGGAAGTGATCAAGGAAGTGCGCAAGATCATGCCGGACCTTGAGGCCCAGCTACCGCCGAACCTGAAAGGTGAAATCGCCTACGACGCCACCCTGTTCATCCAGGCCTCGATCGACGAAGTGGTGAAGACCCTGTTCGAAGCGGTGCTGATCGTGATCGTGGTGGTGTTCCTGTTCCTCGGTGCCCTGCGCTCGGTGGTGATCCCGGTGGTGACCATCCCGCTGTCGATGATCGGCGTCATGTTCTTCATGCAAATGATGGGGTACTCGATCAACCTGCTCACCCTGCTGGCGATGGTATTGGCCATCGGCCTGGTGGTGGACGATGCCATCGTGGTGGTGGAAAACATTCACCGTCACATCGAGGAAGGCAAGACACCGCTCGAGGCCGCCATTGAAGGCGCCCGGGAAATCGCCATGCCGGTGGTTTCGATGACCATTACCTTGGCGGCGGTGTACGCACCGATCGGTTTTCTGACCGGCCTGACCGGGGCGCTGTTCAAGGAGTTCGCCCTGACCCTGGCCGGTGCGGTGGTGATTTCCGGTATCGTCGCCCTGACCCTGTCGCCGATGATGTGTGCGTTTCTGCTGCGCCACGACGAGAACCCCAGCGGCCTGTCCCATCGCCTGGACATGATTTTCGAACGCCTCAAGCGTCGCTACCAGAGCCTGCTTCACGGCACCCTCAACACCCGGCCGGTGGTGCTGGTGTTCGCCGTGATCGTGTTGTGCCTGATTCCGGTCCTTCTCAATTTCACCAAATCGGAACTGGCGCCGGATGAGGACCAAGGCATCATTTTCATGATTGCCAACGCCCCGCAACCGACCAACCTCGACTACCTGAATACCTACACCGACGAGTTCGTCTCGATCTTCAAGGCGTTTCCCGAGTACTACTCGTCATTCCAGATCAACGGTTTCAGCGGCGTGCAATCGGGCATCGGCGGTTTCCTGCTCAAGCCATGGGACGATCGCAGTCGCACGCAAATGGCGATCCTGCCCGAGGTGCAGGCCAAACTGGAAAAGATCCCGGGGTTGCAGATCTTCGGCTTCAACCTGCCGTCACTGCCGGGCACCGGCGAAGGTTTGCCGTTCCAGTTCGTCATCAATTCCGCCAACGATTACGAACTGCTGCTGCAAGTGGTCGACAGGGTAAAAAAACGTGCGAAGGAATCCGGCAAATTTGCGTTTGTCCACGTTGACCTGGCCTTCGACAAGCCGGAAGTGGTGGTGGATATCGACCGCGCCAAGGCTGCGCAGATGGGGGTTTCCATGCAGGATCTGGGGGGAACCCTGGCGACCCTGCTGGGCGAAGGCGAGATCAACCGATTCACCATTGAAGGTCGCAGCTACAAAGTCATTGCCCAGGTCGAGCGACCGTTCCGCGACAATCCGGACTGGCTGAACAATTACTACGTGAAAAACACCAAGGGCGAATTGCTGGCGTTGTCGACCCTGATCACCGTCACCGACCGTGCTCGACCGAGACAGCTGAACCAGTTCCAGCAACTCAATTCGGCCATCCTGTCCGGCGTGCCGCTGGTGAGCATGGGGGAAGCCGTCGACCTCGTGCGTCAGATCGCCCGGGAAGAGGCACCCGCCGGTTTTGCCTTCGACTACGCCGGCGCATCGAGGCAGTACGTTCAGGAGGGCAGCGCCCTGTGGGTCACCTTTGCCCTGGCGCTGGCGATCATTTTCCTGGTGCTGGCGGCCCAGTTCGAAAGCTTCCGCGACCCGCTGGTGATCCTGGTCACCGTGCCCCTGTCTATCTGCGGAGCATTGATTCCGCTGTTCCTGGGGTGGTCGAGCATGAACATCTATACCCAGGTCGGGCTGGTGACCTTGATCGGGCTGATCAGCAAGCACGGCATCCTGATCGTCGAGTTCGCCAACCAACTACGCAAGGACAAGGGCCTGACCGCACGGGAAGCGGTGGAAGAAGCGGCGGCCATCCGGCTGCGGCCGGTCTTGATGACCACGGCGGCGATGGTGTTCGGCATGGTGCCATTGATCATTGCCAGCGGCGCTGGCGCGGTCAGCCGGTTCGACATCGGTACGGTCATCGCGACAGGTATGTCGATCGGGACGTTGTTCACCCTGTTTGTGTTGCCCTGTGTCTACACGTTTCTGGCTAAACCGGATAAATCCTGA